Proteins encoded by one window of Pseudorca crassidens isolate mPseCra1 chromosome 3, mPseCra1.hap1, whole genome shotgun sequence:
- the CTXN3 gene encoding cortexin-3, protein MMDGGQPVPSPLVPLGNVSSDSSMSLEQKTTFVFVILLFIFLGILIVRCFRILLDPYRSMPTSTWADGLEGLEKGQFDHALA, encoded by the coding sequence ATGATGGATGGAGGACAGCCTGTCCCTTCACCCCTAGTGCCCCTTGGGAACGTGTCATCAGATTCTAGCATGTCTCTGGAGCAGAAAACCACATTTGtttttgtgattttgttgtttattttcttgggcATCCTCATAGTCAGGTGCTTCCGGATTCTTCTGGACCCGTATCGGAGCATGCCAACCTCGACCTGGGCTGACGGACTTGAAGGCCTGGAGAAAGGGCAGTTTGACCATGCCCTTGCTTAA